One segment of Arcanobacterium phocae DNA contains the following:
- a CDS encoding App1 family protein, protein MGLAHFARTIEDAVNRRGIVKRRHAGWLPQIIGYTGYGSTSAVRVLARAVMADPQAEKKPFALPFLPNLTHKYAGNVVQDIATLANEKAAEAERGWRQFFTTQVGFLPVTVIIGEQTIRTRTDRSGYLDIVVENHGLTPGWHEALIIPAAGEPVNAPIMVVEPQAKLGLISDIDDTIVVTWLPRAMLAAWNSFVKHTNTRQAVPGMSTFYQTLLADAPEAPVFYLSTGAWNTYSTFLNFIQLNDLPIGPMLLTDWGPTPTGLFRSGQEHKKSQLRNLLIMFPNIEWFLVGDDGQNDPHIYDELAREHPSRVRGIALRELNPVEHVLSHGSPEAYRKDRDDKDAEGDGVPVIRGKDGFELDALARRHGFTIF, encoded by the coding sequence ATGGGGTTGGCACATTTTGCACGAACGATCGAAGACGCGGTTAACCGCCGTGGCATCGTTAAGCGTCGCCATGCCGGTTGGCTTCCGCAAATCATTGGCTATACCGGATACGGCTCAACCAGTGCGGTTCGAGTGCTTGCTCGTGCAGTTATGGCTGACCCACAAGCTGAGAAAAAACCTTTTGCGCTACCATTCTTACCAAATTTGACACATAAATATGCTGGGAACGTTGTACAAGACATTGCTACCTTAGCCAATGAAAAAGCCGCCGAAGCCGAACGTGGCTGGCGTCAATTCTTCACTACTCAGGTGGGCTTCTTACCTGTTACGGTCATCATTGGTGAGCAAACGATCCGCACTCGGACAGATCGTAGTGGATACTTAGATATCGTCGTCGAAAATCATGGACTTACCCCCGGCTGGCACGAAGCACTCATCATCCCAGCCGCCGGCGAACCCGTCAACGCTCCAATAATGGTCGTCGAGCCGCAAGCCAAACTCGGGCTGATTTCTGATATTGATGACACTATCGTTGTCACCTGGCTACCGCGAGCCATGTTGGCTGCCTGGAACTCTTTCGTCAAACACACGAACACCCGCCAAGCTGTGCCGGGCATGAGCACGTTCTATCAGACGCTCCTTGCTGACGCCCCAGAAGCGCCAGTATTCTATCTATCTACCGGAGCGTGGAACACGTATTCCACATTCTTGAACTTCATTCAGCTCAACGATCTGCCAATCGGCCCCATGCTCCTAACCGACTGGGGTCCCACCCCCACTGGCCTGTTCCGTTCCGGCCAAGAACACAAGAAAAGCCAGCTGCGTAACCTGTTGATTATGTTCCCCAATATTGAGTGGTTCTTAGTTGGCGACGACGGACAAAACGACCCACACATCTATGACGAACTCGCCCGCGAACACCCATCACGGGTACGCGGAATCGCATTGCGCGAACTCAACCCCGTCGAGCATGTGCTATCCCACGGATCGCCCGAAGCCTACCGCAAAGACCGCGACGATAAAGATGCCGAAGGCGACGGCGTTCCAGTTATCCGTGGCAAAGATGGATTCGAGCTAGACGCCCTCGCCCGCCGGCATGGTTTCACGATCTTTTAA
- a CDS encoding helix-turn-helix domain-containing protein: MLNQKRRESIRKRREQNKRDWQLISDLVEIRKKLGIEQADIAQKMSVSQSTISRFESGQTNPTQQTIRRYARIVGVSIEYQLVLDAEIRHVIQDVTTYQEMPHLQYGKNKYTVQYTDKVLA; the protein is encoded by the coding sequence ATGTTGAATCAAAAAAGACGTGAATCCATCCGGAAACGACGGGAACAAAATAAGCGCGATTGGCAACTTATTTCTGACCTAGTAGAAATCCGTAAAAAATTAGGCATTGAACAGGCGGATATTGCGCAGAAAATGTCCGTTAGCCAGTCGACTATTTCACGTTTTGAATCAGGGCAGACTAATCCTACGCAGCAAACTATTCGCCGATATGCACGTATTGTTGGGGTAAGTATCGAATATCAACTAGTTTTAGATGCTGAAATACGCCACGTTATCCAAGATGTAACCACGTACCAAGAAATGCCGCATCTGCAATACGGAAAAAATAAATATACTGTTCAATACACTGATAAGGTTTTGGCGTGA
- a CDS encoding endonuclease/exonuclease/phosphatase family protein, translating to MKFVWALVSLVIAGIALVLFRPDLAPYLSDYALALPFAQILSMRFWIGAVLLFGAVILAVFALVRYKLLNMGRIAGSLAGVLLIASMLQFGLLLERGVAKPHQLAPDRGVAMASAGNSDITVLTYNTLGGKTTAEQISQLVETNGVDVVVLPETAHKRGREVAELLASQGLNFQQFDTHTSQYDPEFRSTVLLVSVALGEYEQSDDAPAGSAAVVARPVSGEGPEFIGVHPIAPVPALMEQWRSQTRAVYEQCGKSNFIMAGDFNSTIDHQMAHGFSCGDGARDAGSGAVGTWPATMPAGLSAPIDRVLHDGHSYRGTDAAIVKVGESDHRGLLVRLTPTK from the coding sequence ATGAAATTTGTGTGGGCACTAGTTTCGCTAGTTATTGCTGGAATTGCGTTGGTGTTGTTCCGCCCGGACCTAGCCCCTTATCTGAGTGACTATGCGTTGGCCCTGCCATTCGCCCAGATCCTATCGATGCGTTTCTGGATTGGTGCAGTGCTCCTTTTCGGTGCGGTGATCTTGGCTGTTTTTGCGCTGGTACGCTACAAGCTTTTGAACATGGGTCGCATCGCGGGCAGTTTGGCCGGGGTGTTGCTGATTGCGAGTATGTTGCAGTTTGGGCTGTTGCTAGAACGCGGGGTGGCTAAACCACATCAGTTAGCGCCGGATCGCGGTGTGGCGATGGCATCGGCGGGTAACAGTGATATTACCGTATTGACGTACAACACTCTTGGCGGAAAGACGACGGCGGAGCAGATCTCCCAGCTCGTTGAAACCAATGGTGTTGATGTGGTTGTGTTGCCGGAGACCGCACACAAGCGGGGCCGCGAAGTTGCGGAGTTGTTGGCTTCCCAAGGACTGAATTTTCAACAGTTCGATACACATACCTCCCAATACGATCCGGAATTTCGCTCAACTGTTCTTCTTGTTTCAGTCGCGCTTGGTGAGTATGAACAAAGTGATGACGCCCCGGCTGGTTCGGCTGCAGTAGTGGCCCGGCCAGTGTCCGGTGAGGGTCCAGAATTTATCGGTGTCCATCCGATTGCTCCGGTTCCTGCGTTGATGGAACAGTGGCGTTCGCAAACTCGTGCAGTGTATGAACAATGCGGGAAATCAAACTTCATTATGGCGGGCGATTTTAATTCCACGATCGATCATCAAATGGCTCATGGTTTTTCTTGTGGAGATGGTGCGCGTGACGCCGGTTCAGGTGCGGTTGGTACCTGGCCGGCCACCATGCCGGCAGGGTTATCGGCGCCGATCGATCGGGTACTTCACGATGGCCACAGCTATCGGGGAACCGATGCGGCAATCGTGAAAGTCGGCGAATCAGATCACCGCGGACTCTTGGTTAGGCTCACTCCAACGAAGTAG
- the hrpA gene encoding ATP-dependent RNA helicase HrpA, giving the protein MSTEKRHSVNRRRPRHQARTQRGPRPFTPEQIVARKASVPDITYPEQLPVSARRTDIMAAIATNQVVIIAGETGSGKTTQLPKMCLELGRGITGMIGHTQPRRLAARAVATRISDELGVEMGGAIGFHVRFTEHVSPNTLVKLMTDGILLAEIQSDPMLRRYDTIIIDEAHERSLNIDFLLGYLAQLLPQRPDLKLIITSATIDSQRFAEHFGRYMHGGGPGVVAPMIEVSGRTFPVDIRYRPLGIDTDDDEAPSADDPITGIVDAAHELMNEGPGDILVFLSGEGEIRETLKAFRDDLGPKFLAAGEHSNVPGAVEILPLFARLSSAEQQRIFQAHSHRRIVLATNIAETSLTVPGIRYVIDPGTARISRYSPRTKVQRLPIEPISQASANQRSGRSGRVADGIAIRLYSEEDFASRPEFTEPEIQRTSLAAVILQMASLGLGTVADFPFIDPPDLKAVRAGIQLLEEIGALEPDTRTPILTKIGRKLARLPIDPRLGRMLLAAVDNGAATEVLVLVAAMSVQDVRERPAEYKAQADQLHARFTEPSSDFLAYLNLWRYLRTQQRDLSGSAFRRLCRAEHLNWLRFREWQDVVAQLRELAKPLGITLKNIALPSAAQIRQARETHNDVSHNRDVTHAVKAVGASADAPAADAIHRSLLVGLLSNIGTFDQRKRDYLGARGTHFVAWPGSGLAKRTPDWVMAAELVETSRLFARTIAKIDPAWIERVGAHLIKRTYSDPFWSTRDGAAKVHEKVLLYGLTITADRQVLLSSVGTPSARELAREMFIRHALVEGQWRTHHRFVKDNQDALAQAHEVEERLRSHGLVADEDAQYVFFDERIPDNIVSARHFDTWWKKERHNRPDLLTFTQEFLLGETTASDDDFPTEWIHGDITLPIDYTFVPGSHADGLTIDVPITLLPQLTDDGFDWLVPGMLDELVIATIRALPKRIRRNLVPAPDAARQIRAKLPDWDSVAHGQPDAISFQDAFTAAARDLRGIDIDADSWADVVLPAHLTINFRVRSERGAVLDEGTSIHYLQRSLAPQTRTAVEHVVKKAVTQALEADSTEPGMTEALTRRNLTTWPELDGDDIPANIETTGTHGLTIRGYPALIETPGKAGFTVELRVLAEPAEQVRDHRNGVIRLLAIELALPEARVTSRWTGRESLAMAASPYPSTSALITDLHVAAIRNLADQWAQENKKPLGTLRNRGDYEALRTWLRDRFEDEIYRIAQIVVRILEAYGEVDSVLRTTSSLALINTVTDVRDYVTRLVSDGFIRTTPGEYLAHVPRYLNAARIRLEKAPTNPADDSLAWQVGEISDEVEKERQAMGSYDPQRAAALVKARWMVEELRVSLFAQQLGTSGKVSVQRIRKLLQ; this is encoded by the coding sequence ATGTCTACCGAAAAACGCCACTCAGTCAACCGCCGTCGTCCCCGCCACCAGGCTCGCACCCAGCGCGGGCCACGCCCGTTCACCCCAGAACAAATCGTTGCCCGCAAAGCCAGCGTCCCAGACATCACCTACCCAGAACAACTCCCCGTCTCTGCCCGGCGCACCGACATTATGGCCGCCATCGCCACCAATCAAGTCGTGATTATCGCGGGCGAAACCGGCTCCGGTAAAACCACTCAGCTACCCAAAATGTGCCTGGAGCTCGGGCGTGGAATCACCGGGATGATCGGCCATACCCAGCCCCGCCGGCTTGCGGCACGCGCCGTCGCCACCCGTATCAGCGACGAACTTGGGGTCGAAATGGGTGGTGCGATCGGCTTCCATGTGCGATTCACCGAACACGTCTCCCCCAACACGCTGGTCAAACTCATGACCGACGGTATTTTGCTGGCTGAGATCCAGTCCGATCCGATGCTGCGCCGCTACGACACCATCATTATCGACGAAGCCCACGAACGCTCCCTCAACATCGACTTCCTGCTCGGCTACCTCGCCCAGCTCCTACCCCAACGCCCCGACCTCAAACTCATCATCACCTCCGCCACCATCGATTCGCAACGCTTCGCCGAACATTTCGGGCGGTATATGCACGGCGGCGGCCCCGGCGTCGTCGCACCAATGATTGAAGTTTCTGGGCGCACGTTCCCGGTCGACATTCGGTACCGTCCGCTCGGGATAGATACTGACGACGACGAAGCCCCGTCCGCTGATGACCCGATTACCGGAATCGTGGACGCCGCGCATGAGCTGATGAACGAAGGCCCCGGAGATATCCTCGTCTTTTTGTCCGGCGAAGGCGAAATCCGCGAAACCCTCAAGGCTTTCCGGGACGATCTCGGCCCGAAATTCCTGGCCGCTGGCGAACACAGTAACGTGCCGGGCGCCGTCGAAATCCTGCCACTATTTGCTCGGTTATCCTCTGCCGAACAGCAACGCATCTTCCAAGCACATTCACATCGGCGGATAGTTCTGGCCACTAATATTGCTGAAACGTCTTTGACTGTGCCGGGAATCCGTTATGTGATCGACCCGGGAACTGCACGTATTTCGCGGTATTCGCCACGAACCAAGGTGCAGCGCCTACCGATTGAGCCGATTTCGCAGGCTTCTGCGAATCAGCGTTCGGGACGTTCTGGGCGTGTAGCGGACGGTATCGCTATCCGGCTCTACTCTGAAGAGGACTTCGCCTCCCGGCCAGAATTTACCGAACCGGAAATTCAACGCACCTCGCTCGCTGCGGTTATTCTACAGATGGCGTCGCTTGGCCTAGGCACAGTTGCTGATTTCCCGTTCATCGATCCGCCGGACTTGAAGGCCGTGCGGGCTGGTATCCAACTGTTGGAAGAAATCGGCGCGCTTGAACCCGATACCCGCACCCCGATTCTCACCAAAATCGGACGCAAACTTGCCCGGTTGCCGATCGATCCACGCTTGGGACGTATGCTGCTTGCCGCCGTCGACAACGGCGCCGCCACCGAAGTGCTGGTGCTAGTTGCCGCAATGTCAGTCCAAGATGTCCGCGAGCGCCCAGCCGAATATAAGGCCCAAGCAGATCAGCTCCACGCCCGCTTCACTGAGCCCAGTTCGGACTTTTTGGCTTACCTGAACCTGTGGCGGTATTTACGTACCCAACAACGAGACCTGTCTGGTTCGGCATTTCGGCGGTTGTGCCGGGCCGAGCACCTGAACTGGTTGCGGTTCCGCGAGTGGCAAGACGTCGTCGCCCAACTGCGTGAACTTGCTAAACCACTCGGCATTACGTTGAAAAATATTGCGTTGCCGTCCGCGGCGCAGATCCGCCAAGCACGCGAAACCCACAACGACGTCAGCCACAACCGCGATGTTACGCATGCGGTCAAAGCGGTGGGAGCTTCAGCCGATGCACCCGCTGCCGACGCGATTCACCGGTCACTCCTTGTTGGGCTACTGTCCAACATCGGAACGTTTGACCAGCGCAAGCGCGATTATCTAGGCGCGCGTGGTACCCACTTCGTGGCTTGGCCGGGATCTGGGCTTGCCAAGCGCACCCCAGATTGGGTGATGGCCGCCGAGCTGGTGGAAACATCCCGCCTTTTTGCCCGGACCATCGCAAAAATCGATCCGGCCTGGATCGAGCGCGTTGGAGCACATCTCATCAAACGAACCTATTCAGATCCATTCTGGTCCACCCGGGATGGCGCCGCCAAAGTCCACGAAAAAGTCCTGTTATATGGTCTAACTATCACAGCTGACCGGCAAGTGTTGCTGTCTTCTGTTGGTACGCCGTCGGCACGCGAACTTGCTCGCGAGATGTTCATTCGCCACGCACTGGTAGAAGGCCAGTGGCGAACCCATCACCGCTTCGTTAAAGACAACCAAGATGCGTTGGCGCAGGCGCACGAAGTCGAAGAACGGTTGCGTAGCCACGGGCTGGTAGCAGACGAGGACGCCCAATACGTGTTCTTCGATGAACGCATACCAGACAACATCGTCTCTGCCCGGCACTTTGATACTTGGTGGAAAAAAGAGCGCCACAACCGCCCCGATCTGCTAACGTTCACCCAAGAATTTTTACTTGGCGAAACAACCGCATCGGACGATGACTTCCCAACCGAATGGATCCACGGCGATATCACCTTACCGATCGACTACACCTTTGTGCCCGGCTCACACGCAGACGGACTCACTATTGACGTGCCGATAACTCTGCTTCCGCAACTCACCGATGACGGCTTCGACTGGCTCGTTCCCGGCATGCTCGACGAACTCGTCATTGCAACCATTCGCGCGCTTCCCAAACGGATTCGCCGCAACCTCGTGCCGGCGCCCGATGCTGCCCGGCAGATTCGCGCCAAACTCCCTGATTGGGATAGTGTGGCACACGGCCAACCTGACGCGATCAGCTTCCAAGACGCATTCACGGCAGCTGCACGGGACCTGCGCGGGATCGATATTGACGCCGACTCCTGGGCGGATGTTGTTCTTCCGGCACACTTGACGATCAACTTCCGGGTCCGCTCCGAACGCGGCGCCGTGCTAGACGAAGGCACATCTATCCACTATCTGCAGCGTTCTCTTGCTCCGCAGACGCGCACCGCCGTCGAACACGTTGTCAAAAAAGCCGTCACCCAAGCCCTCGAAGCAGACTCAACCGAGCCCGGAATGACCGAGGCACTTACCCGCCGCAACCTCACTACCTGGCCCGAGCTCGACGGTGACGACATCCCCGCCAACATCGAAACGACCGGCACTCATGGGTTAACGATTCGGGGCTATCCGGCACTGATCGAAACACCTGGGAAAGCTGGGTTCACGGTAGAACTGCGGGTATTGGCAGAACCGGCAGAACAAGTGCGCGACCATCGCAACGGAGTTATCCGACTCCTTGCCATCGAGCTCGCCCTGCCCGAAGCCCGCGTCACTAGCCGGTGGACCGGACGCGAATCCTTAGCAATGGCCGCTTCCCCGTACCCGTCCACGAGCGCGCTCATCACTGATCTACATGTTGCCGCTATTCGCAACCTCGCCGATCAGTGGGCTCAGGAAAATAAGAAACCGTTGGGTACGCTGCGGAACCGTGGCGACTATGAGGCGCTACGCACCTGGCTGCGTGACCGATTCGAGGACGAAATCTATCGGATCGCGCAGATCGTGGTACGAATTTTGGAAGCCTATGGGGAGGTCGACAGTGTCTTGCGCACAACGTCCTCGCTGGCACTGATCAATACAGTGACTGATGTTCGCGACTACGTGACACGGCTCGTTTCCGATGGGTTCATTCGAACCACCCCAGGCGAATACCTTGCGCATGTGCCGCGCTACCTCAATGCTGCGCGGATTCGGCTAGAGAAAGCGCCAACGAATCCGGCTGACGATTCGTTGGCATGGCAGGTTGGCGAGATAAGCGACGAAGTTGAAAAAGAACGGCAAGCGATGGGGAGCTATGATCCGCAACGAGCCGCAGCCTTGGTCAAAGCCCGGTGGATGGTTGAGGAACTGCGCGTTTCGCTGTTTGCTCAGCAGCTCGGCACCAGCGGCAAGGTTTCCGTGCAACGGATCCGGAAGCTGTTGCAGTAG